A genomic stretch from Thermocladium sp. ECH_B includes:
- a CDS encoding acetyl-lysine aminotransferase, producing the protein MAKYYVKKPISISRGFMQYVWDSSGNKYLDAHTGFGVAFLGHRNPSIVNAVMNQLSKVITVPLTMYSEARLEFLTKFSRIIPGFGKVFLQNSGAEAVEVALKAARKITGKSAFLSFNGSFHGRTLGALSVTGNERYRKAFEPLPYSVRFAPLNAINQVDKLITEDLAAVIVEPIQGEGGINPAKPEFMRALRQVTSEKGVLLIMDEIQTGFGRTGWTWTFQGLGVEPDIFTAGKSIAGGLPIGVAVVKSGFGDVFEPGEHGSTFAGNPLVMAAAAAGVNVLIEEDVPQKAAEAGKKLLRRLEEIKTRAILRIKGMGLMLGIELRGRGDPHVNELMRLGVLASTVGGGSTIRLLPPFCINEEDIDHLGNALEATLTKENA; encoded by the coding sequence ATGGCTAAGTACTACGTTAAGAAGCCCATAAGCATTAGCCGCGGATTCATGCAGTACGTGTGGGACTCATCTGGGAATAAGTACCTTGATGCCCATACTGGGTTCGGGGTCGCCTTCCTGGGCCACCGTAATCCAAGCATAGTTAATGCGGTGATGAATCAATTAAGCAAGGTAATAACGGTTCCATTAACCATGTACAGCGAGGCAAGGCTGGAGTTCCTAACCAAGTTCAGTAGAATTATTCCAGGCTTCGGCAAGGTTTTTCTACAAAACAGTGGGGCGGAGGCTGTTGAGGTGGCGTTAAAGGCGGCCAGGAAAATAACGGGCAAGTCCGCTTTTCTCTCGTTTAATGGGTCTTTCCACGGGAGAACCCTTGGCGCCCTCTCTGTGACGGGTAATGAGAGATATAGGAAGGCATTTGAGCCTCTACCCTATAGCGTGAGATTCGCTCCCCTCAACGCGATTAATCAAGTGGATAAGTTAATCACGGAGGACTTGGCGGCAGTGATAGTGGAACCCATACAGGGCGAGGGGGGAATTAATCCAGCTAAGCCGGAATTCATGAGGGCCCTACGGCAAGTGACGAGCGAGAAGGGGGTTCTCCTAATAATGGATGAGATACAGACGGGCTTCGGGAGAACTGGGTGGACTTGGACCTTTCAGGGACTTGGAGTTGAACCGGATATATTCACTGCGGGCAAATCAATAGCGGGGGGATTACCCATAGGCGTCGCGGTTGTTAAGTCGGGGTTCGGCGATGTCTTTGAGCCGGGCGAGCATGGAAGCACGTTCGCCGGCAATCCATTAGTAATGGCTGCCGCCGCCGCTGGGGTAAATGTATTGATTGAGGAGGATGTGCCTCAGAAAGCCGCTGAAGCTGGGAAGAAGCTGTTGAGGAGGCTGGAGGAAATCAAGACCAGAGCAATACTTAGAATAAAGGGAATGGGATTAATGCTTGGAATAGAGCTTCGCGGTAGGGGGGATCCCCACGTGAATGAATTAATGAGGCTTGGGGTGCTCGCGAGCACAGTGGGCGGGGGATCCACTATTCGGCTTCTCCCTCCATTCTGCATAAATGAGGAGGACATAGATCACTTGGGCAACGCGCTGGAGGCGACGCTCACTAAGGAAAATGCCTAA
- a CDS encoding alpha-L-glutamate ligase, with protein MIYDVARQEEKLIMREFSRRGIPINPMNMNNMEMHLLGSWSQFGLTLMRAMSHMKAILIARILNINGVPTINDGEAMELAWNKALTLAMLGRAGLPVTPSTIIMDGEPNEASYPAILKPIQGSWGRMTSMIRNREELMLVLKHRSAMDPHARPALLQPLIGDGTDYRVFVIGGEAVAGMRRRPPNGDWRSNVARGGRAEAVRIDPIMGELAAKAVELLGLEYAGVDFLASDELLINEVNAVPEFRGLMHATGVDIPGLLVNHVINAVKR; from the coding sequence ATGATATACGACGTGGCCAGGCAGGAGGAGAAGCTAATAATGCGTGAATTCTCGAGGCGCGGCATCCCCATAAATCCAATGAATATGAATAACATGGAGATGCATCTCCTTGGTTCATGGAGTCAATTTGGGCTGACGCTCATGAGGGCCATGAGCCACATGAAGGCAATACTCATCGCTAGGATACTGAACATAAACGGGGTTCCCACAATTAATGACGGGGAAGCCATGGAGCTCGCTTGGAACAAAGCATTAACCCTAGCTATGTTGGGCAGGGCCGGATTACCCGTGACGCCGAGCACCATAATCATGGATGGAGAACCCAATGAGGCGAGTTACCCAGCCATATTGAAGCCCATTCAAGGATCGTGGGGAAGAATGACAAGCATGATTAGGAACAGGGAAGAATTAATGCTGGTGCTCAAGCATAGGTCAGCCATGGATCCCCACGCTCGTCCAGCCCTGCTTCAACCACTCATTGGGGATGGAACTGATTACAGGGTATTCGTGATTGGGGGCGAGGCGGTCGCCGGCATGAGGAGGAGGCCGCCCAATGGGGATTGGAGAAGCAATGTTGCTAGGGGAGGCAGGGCCGAGGCCGTGAGGATTGATCCAATCATGGGGGAACTAGCCGCTAAGGCGGTGGAGCTGCTCGGCTTGGAGTATGCTGGAGTGGATTTCCTGGCGAGCGATGAGTTGCTGATTAATGAGGTTAATGCGGTTCCGGAGTTCAGGGGATTAATGCATGCCACTGGGGTCGATATACCTGGATTACTGGTTAATCACGTAATTAACGCGGTGAAGAGGTGA
- a CDS encoding lysine biosynthesis enzyme LysX: MILIETILFFHDIIRQDEKLLIRELNYINASYKLINIDNYLFMFPGSAQRGLAFPRTISQHKTQLVAQLXEAVGNRSIXSLRSIIMGNNKAATMAALSRLNVPIPRSIXAHPGIASRELELSYPLIIKPVQGSWGRMVGLAKDPRDLSLLIRHRAEEGGAFILQEFIEKPGRDIRVTVVGGEAVAAIYRYSPGNDWRTNTARGGRAEAARLDPELEELSIRSTNAIDAVYAGVDIVESGNGYKVLEVNVVPEFKNVMRVTGINVARKIVELLMLNARRGE; encoded by the coding sequence GTGATTCTCATTGAAACAATACTTTTCTTTCATGACATTATTCGGCAAGACGAGAAACTACTGATTAGGGAATTAAATTACATCAACGCATCGTACAAGCTGATCAATATAGATAATTACTTATTCATGTTCCCGGGCAGCGCCCAACGGGGCCTGGCTTTCCCCAGGACAATTAGCCAACATAAAACGCAGCTGGTGGCTCAATTAANTGAGGCCGTAGGTAATCGCTCCATTANCTCGCTTCGCTCCATAATCATGGGTAACAATAAGGCGGCAACCATGGCCGCGCTATCTAGGCTTAATGTGCCCATACCTCGCTCAATANTTGCGCACCCAGGCATTGCCTCTAGGGAATTGGAATTAAGTTATCCCCTCATCATTAAGCCTGTCCAGGGGTCATGGGGCAGAATGGTTGGCCTAGCCAAGGATCCCCGGGACCTAAGCCTATTAATTAGGCATAGAGCCGAGGAGGGGGGCGCATTTATTCTCCAGGAATTCATAGAGAAGCCGGGAAGAGACATAAGAGTCACGGTGGTTGGAGGCGAGGCGGTGGCAGCCATATATAGGTACTCGCCGGGCAATGATTGGCGCACCAACACGGCTAGGGGAGGCAGGGCCGAAGCGGCTAGGTTGGATCCTGAACTGGAGGAATTAAGCATCCGCTCAACTAATGCCATTGATGCAGTATACGCCGGCGTGGATATAGTGGAGTCAGGGAACGGTTATAAGGTGCTGGAGGTCAATGTTGTGCCGGAATTCAAGAACGTCATGCGGGTCACGGGCATTAATGTGGCGAGGAAAATAGTGGAGCTATTAATGCTGAATGCGAGGAGGGGAGAATGA
- a CDS encoding acetyl-lysine deacetylase codes for MINDDGKIKALREALEIYSPTGHENEMGKYLLDLLSSMGASPYMDGAGNVIATRGSGSPVLWLHAHMDTVPGFMEVTIRGDKLMGRGASDDKAPLMAMAFAFLESNIARGTLILTAVVQEEGDSGGTLFLINDKSLPPPSFIIIGEPTGIDRIVTKYRGSTRLRVEVRTRGGHASNPDFDSNAILIAMDAYRSLSETLGVGARYEDYLATPTMINCGDAGNAIPSKCELVIDVRIPPGKSCSELSQALSKLGLGSGXSISMSKCTEPVEVNVANPASRAVARSIISVLKRRPILARKWGTSDMNELISLTSNMVAYGPGDGSFSHSGEEYVHISDYLNSIKVYRRTVEELLS; via the coding sequence ATGATTAATGATGATGGGAAAATCAAGGCATTGAGGGAGGCCCTCGAGATATACTCGCCCACGGGCCACGAGAATGAGATGGGGAAGTACCTGCTCGACCTATTGTCCAGCATGGGTGCATCCCCGTACATGGATGGGGCCGGCAACGTGATAGCGACACGAGGCAGCGGCTCACCTGTTCTCTGGCTTCACGCTCATATGGATACTGTGCCTGGCTTCATGGAGGTAACAATTAGGGGGGATAAATTAATGGGGAGAGGCGCAAGCGATGATAAGGCTCCCCTAATGGCGATGGCATTCGCCTTCCTGGAGAGCAACATAGCTAGGGGCACGCTGATATTAACGGCGGTGGTGCAGGAGGAGGGCGATAGTGGGGGCACGCTCTTCCTAATTAATGATAAATCATTGCCTCCTCCATCATTCATAATAATAGGTGAACCCACGGGCATCGATAGGATAGTAACTAAGTATAGGGGCAGCACTCGATTACGCGTAGAGGTGAGGACGCGGGGCGGCCATGCCTCTAATCCGGACTTTGATTCCAATGCTATACTGATAGCCATGGATGCGTACAGGAGCTTATCCGAGACCCTTGGAGTTGGCGCTAGGTACGAGGATTACTTGGCGACGCCCACCATGATTAATTGCGGGGACGCGGGCAACGCTATTCCCAGTAAGTGCGAGCTAGTTATAGATGTGAGGATACCGCCCGGCAAGTCCTGCAGCGAATTAAGCCAGGCATTGAGTAAACTAGGATTAGGGAGCGGAGNCTCCATTTCAATGAGTAAATGCACTGAACCAGTTGAGGTTAATGTGGCTAATCCAGCTTCCCGCGCAGTCGCTAGATCCATTATATCGGTGCTTAAGAGGAGGCCCATACTGGCAAGGAAGTGGGGCACGAGCGACATGAATGAATTAATATCGCTCACGAGCAATATGGTTGCCTACGGGCCCGGCGACGGCTCCTTCTCTCACTCAGGCGAGGAGTATGTTCACATAAGCGATTACTTGAATTCCATCAAGGTTTATAGGAGGACCGTGGAGGAATTACTCTCCTGA
- a CDS encoding lysine biosynthesis protein yields MPTNIACQVCGGDVPIPDDALDGELTSCPSCGQKYQVVIQNNSIQLKLINVEEEDWGE; encoded by the coding sequence ATGCCGACCAACATTGCGTGCCAGGTATGTGGTGGGGACGTGCCCATTCCTGACGATGCATTGGATGGCGAATTAACCTCCTGTCCATCCTGTGGACAGAAGTATCAAGTAGTGATACAAAATAATTCAATACAATTAAAGCTGATAAATGTCGAGGAGGAGGATTGGGGCGAGTAG